The Etheostoma spectabile isolate EspeVRDwgs_2016 chromosome 24, UIUC_Espe_1.0, whole genome shotgun sequence genome contains a region encoding:
- the LOC116673983 gene encoding sodium-driven chloride bicarbonate exchanger isoform X1, translating to MDITDQGAQMEPLLPTEQSSQENKDVRADEEAVVDRGGTRSMLNTNFEKEELEGHRTLYIGVHVPLGRRSHRRHRHHGHRHRKRSKERDSTTDDGRESPSHTDTPAQRVQFLLGTEDGDEEHIPHALFTELDEICLREGEDAEWKETARWLKFEEDVEDGGERWSKPYVATLSLHSLFELRSCIMNGTVMLDMRANSLEEIADMVLDQHELSGPVGQDARMRIREALLKQHHHQNHKKLANRIPIVRSFADIGKKQSEPHSMDKNGQTVSPQSQPANNEGKQDVSRENSAVDFSKIDLHFMKKIPPGAEASNVLVGELEFLDRPVVAFVRLAPAVLLNGLAEVPITTRFLFILLGPLGKGPQYHEIGRSIATLMTDEIFHDVAYKAKDRNDLVAGIDEFLDQVTVLPPGEWDPSIRIEPPKNVPSQEKRKIPPVPNGVTDLGESEEHGGHGGPELQRTGKFFGGFFMDIKRKAPHYLSDYTDAVSLQCLASFLFLYCACMSPVITFGGLLGEATEGRVSAIESLFGASMTGIAYSIFAGQPLTILGSTGPVLVFEKILFKFCKEYGLSYLSLRACIGLWTAFFCLLLVATDASSLVCYITRFTEEAFASLICIIFIYEALEKLIHLGTHYPINKNNNLQKLTQYSCACVEPSDPSNETLQYWEERNITSSHVNWTMLEVDECETFHGEFVGSACGPHGPYIPDVLFWCVVLFFSTVFLSAFLKEFKTSRYFPTKVRAIISDFAVFITILIMVLVDYALGIPSPKLQVPNKFKPTRDDRGWLINPVGPNPWWTTIITFIPALLCTILIFMDQQITAVIINRKEHKLKKGCGYHLDLFVVGVMLGVCSVMGLPWFVAATVLSISHVNSLKLESECSAPGEQPKFLGIREQRFTGLMIFTLMGCSVFMTSVLKFIPMPVLYGVFLYMGASSLRGIQFFDRLRLYGMPAKHQPDFIYLRHVPLRKVHLFTIIQLTCLVLLWVIKTSKAAIVFPMMVLALVFIRKLLDFVFTKRELSWLDDLMPEWKKKKLEDAAEEEEHSIIAEEEGIVQVRMEGPYKSDPATVNITDEMSKGSFGGVWKSVSPGEKEPSAKSCGGEKRHKRRKHEKSLDRETSL from the exons AGAGCTGATGAGGAGGCAGTGGTGGACCGTGGGGGCACACGCTCCATGCTCAACACCAACTTTGAGAAGGAAGAACTGGAAG GTCACCGCACGCTCTACATTGGGGTTCACGTTCCTCTGGGCAGGAGGTCGCACCGACGTCACCGTCACCACggacacagacacaggaagAGGTCCAAGGAGAGGGACTCCACAACCGATGATGGAAGAGAATCCCCCTCACACA CAGACACACCAGCTCAGAGGGTGCAGTTTCTGTTGGGGACAGAAGATGGCGACGAGGAACACATCCCCCACGCCCTGTTCACCGAGCTGGATGAAATCTGCCTCAGGGAGGGTGAAGACGCAGAATGGAAAGAGACAGCCAG GTGGCTTAAGTTTGAGGAGGATGTTGAAGATGGTGGTGAGCGGTGGAGTAAACCCTACGTAGCCACTCTGTCTCTACACAGTCTTTTTGAGCTTCGCAGCTGCATCATGAACGGCACTGTGATGCTGGACATGAGGGCCAACTCTCTGGAGGAGATTGCAG ACATGGTTCTGGATCAGCACGAGTTGTCGGGTCCTGTAGGTCAGGATGCCAGGATGAGGATCCGGGAGGCCCTGCTCAAACAGCACCACCACCAAAACCACAAGAAACTGGCCAACCGCATACCTATTGTACGCTCCTTTGCTGATATTGGCAAAAAGCAGTCTGAGCCTCATTCCATGGACAAGAATG GCCAAACGGTCTCACCTCAGTCCCAGCCAGCTAACAATGAAGGCAAACAGGATGTCAGTCGAGAGAACAGTGCTGTCGATTTCAGCAAG ATTGACCTGCACTTCATGAAGAAGATCCCTCCTGGTGCTGAGGCATCTAACGTTCTGGTAGGGGAGTTGGAATTCCTAGACCGCCCTGTGGTGGCCTTCGTTCGCCTGGCTCCTGCTGTGCTGCTCAATGGTCTGGCTGAGGTTCCCATCACCACCAG GTTTCTTTTCATCCTGCTCGGCCCTCTGGGAAAAGGTCCGCAGTATCATGAAATTGGTCGGTCTATTGCTACCCTGATGACTGATGAG ATTTTCCATGATGTGGCTTACAAGGCCAAAGACAGGAACGACCTGGTGGCAGGCATCGATGAGTTTCTGGACCAGGTGACAGTCTTACCTCCTGGAGAGTGGGACCCTTCCATCAGAATAGAGCCTCCCAAAAACGTGCCCTCTCAG GAAAAGCGGAAGATTCCCCCTGTTCCCAACGGAGTGACAGATCTTGGAGAGTCGGAGGAACATGGAGGGCACGGTGGCCCTGAGCTCCAGCGCACTGGGAA GTTTTTTGGTGGGTTCTTCATGGACATCAAGCGAAAGGCTCCTCACTACCTTTCCGACTACACAGATGCCGTCAGTCTGCAGTGTCTGgcctccttcctcttcctctactGCGCCTGTATGTCACCTGTCATCACCTTTGGAGGACTCCTGGGTGAGGCCACAGAGGGACGTGTG AGTGCTATTGAGTCCCTGTTTGGAGCTTCCATGACTGGAATAGCCTACTCTATTTTTGCCGGTCAGCCCCTCACCATCCTGGGCAGCACTGGGCCTGTTCTTGTCTTTGAGAAAATCCTTTTCAAGTTCTGCAA GGAATATGGCCTCTCCTACCTCTCCCTGAGGGCCTGTATTGGCCTGTGGACCGCCTTCTTCTGTCTACTGCTGGTGGCCACAGATGCCAGCTCACTTGTCTGTTACATCACACGCTTCACTGAGGAAGCATTCGCCTCGTTGATCTGCATCATCTTCATTTATGAAGCTCTGGAGAAGCTAATCCACCTGGGGACGCACTACCCcatcaataaaaacaacaaccttcaGAAACTAACACAGTATTC gtgtgcgtgtgtggagCCCAGCGACCCCAGCAATGAGACTCTGCAGTACTGGGAGGAGAGAAACATCACGTCCTCCCATGTCAACTGGACCATGCTGGAAGTCGAT GAGTGCGAGACGTTTCACGGGGAGTTTGTTGGCAGCGCCTGTGGTCCCCACGGCCCCTACATCCCTGACGTCCTCTTCTGGTGTGTGGTCCTCTTCTTCTCCACCGTCTTCTTGTCCGCCTTCCTGAAGGAGTTCAAGACAAGCCGCTACTTCCCCACCAAG GTGCGGGCCATAATCAGTGACTTTGCTGTCTTCATCACCATCCTTATTATGGTTCTTGTAGATTATGCCTTGGGGATTCCTTCACCTAAATTACAGGTCCCCAACAAGTTTAAA CCAACCAGGGATGATCGTGGCTGGCTTATAAACCCTGTGGGGCCCAACCCCTGGTGGACCACCATCATCACCTTCATCCCTGCTCTGCTCTGTACCATCCTCATCTTCATGGACCAGCAGATCACAGCCGTCATTATCAACAGGAAGGAGCACAAACtaaag AAAGGCTGTGGATACCACCTGGACCTGTTTGTGGTGGGGGTGATGCTGGGCGTGTGCTCGGTGATGGGCCTGCCGTGGTTCGTGGCAGCCACTGTGCTCTCCATCTCCCACGTCAACAGCCTGAAGCTGGAGTCGGAGTGCTCGGCCCCCGGAGAGCAGCCCAAGTTCCTGGGCATCCGAGAGCAGCGCTTCACCGGCCTCATGATCTTCACCCTGATGGGCTGCTCCGTCTTCATGACTTCTGTGCTAAAG TTTATCCCCATGCCTGTGCTTTATGGAGTCTTTCTGTACATGGGGGCTTCTTCACTCAGAGGCATTCAG TTCTTTGACCGTCTGAGACTGTACGGCATGCCGGCCAAACATCAGCCAGACTTCATCTACCTTCGTCACGTCCCGTTGAGGAAGGTGCACCTCTTTACCATCATCCAGCTCACCTGCTTGGTCCTGCTCTGGGTCATCAAGACATCCAAGGCTGCCATTGTCTTCCCTATGATG GTCCTTGCCCTGGTGTTCATTCGTAAGCTGCTGGACTTTGTCTTCACCAAGAGAGAACTGAGTTGGCTGGATGACCTGATGCCAgagtggaagaagaagaaattggAGGATGCAGCAGAAGAG gAGGAGCACAGTATTATTGCAGAGGAAGAAGGCATTGTACAAGTGCGAATGGAGGGACCCTACAA GAGTGACCCAGCCACAGTGAACATCACTGATGAGATGTCTAAAGGATCTTTTGGAGGTGTGTGGAAGAGTGTCAGCCCTGGTGAGAAGGAACCAAGCGCTAAAAG CTGTGGCGGTGAAAAGCGACACAAGCGCCGGAAGCATGAGAAGAGCTTGGACAGGGAGACAAGTTTGTGA
- the LOC116673983 gene encoding sodium-driven chloride bicarbonate exchanger isoform X2 codes for MDITDQGAQMEPLLPTEQSSQENKDVRADEEAVVDRGGTRSMLNTNFEKEELEGHRTLYIGVHVPLGRRSHRRHRHHGHRHRKRSKERDSTTDDGRESPSHNTPAQRVQFLLGTEDGDEEHIPHALFTELDEICLREGEDAEWKETARWLKFEEDVEDGGERWSKPYVATLSLHSLFELRSCIMNGTVMLDMRANSLEEIADMVLDQHELSGPVGQDARMRIREALLKQHHHQNHKKLANRIPIVRSFADIGKKQSEPHSMDKNGQTVSPQSQPANNEGKQDVSRENSAVDFSKIDLHFMKKIPPGAEASNVLVGELEFLDRPVVAFVRLAPAVLLNGLAEVPITTRFLFILLGPLGKGPQYHEIGRSIATLMTDEIFHDVAYKAKDRNDLVAGIDEFLDQVTVLPPGEWDPSIRIEPPKNVPSQEKRKIPPVPNGVTDLGESEEHGGHGGPELQRTGKFFGGFFMDIKRKAPHYLSDYTDAVSLQCLASFLFLYCACMSPVITFGGLLGEATEGRVSAIESLFGASMTGIAYSIFAGQPLTILGSTGPVLVFEKILFKFCKEYGLSYLSLRACIGLWTAFFCLLLVATDASSLVCYITRFTEEAFASLICIIFIYEALEKLIHLGTHYPINKNNNLQKLTQYSCACVEPSDPSNETLQYWEERNITSSHVNWTMLEVDECETFHGEFVGSACGPHGPYIPDVLFWCVVLFFSTVFLSAFLKEFKTSRYFPTKVRAIISDFAVFITILIMVLVDYALGIPSPKLQVPNKFKPTRDDRGWLINPVGPNPWWTTIITFIPALLCTILIFMDQQITAVIINRKEHKLKKGCGYHLDLFVVGVMLGVCSVMGLPWFVAATVLSISHVNSLKLESECSAPGEQPKFLGIREQRFTGLMIFTLMGCSVFMTSVLKFIPMPVLYGVFLYMGASSLRGIQFFDRLRLYGMPAKHQPDFIYLRHVPLRKVHLFTIIQLTCLVLLWVIKTSKAAIVFPMMVLALVFIRKLLDFVFTKRELSWLDDLMPEWKKKKLEDAAEEEEHSIIAEEEGIVQVRMEGPYKSDPATVNITDEMSKGSFGGVWKSVSPGEKEPSAKSCGGEKRHKRRKHEKSLDRETSL; via the exons AGAGCTGATGAGGAGGCAGTGGTGGACCGTGGGGGCACACGCTCCATGCTCAACACCAACTTTGAGAAGGAAGAACTGGAAG GTCACCGCACGCTCTACATTGGGGTTCACGTTCCTCTGGGCAGGAGGTCGCACCGACGTCACCGTCACCACggacacagacacaggaagAGGTCCAAGGAGAGGGACTCCACAACCGATGATGGAAGAGAATCCCCCTCACACA ACACACCAGCTCAGAGGGTGCAGTTTCTGTTGGGGACAGAAGATGGCGACGAGGAACACATCCCCCACGCCCTGTTCACCGAGCTGGATGAAATCTGCCTCAGGGAGGGTGAAGACGCAGAATGGAAAGAGACAGCCAG GTGGCTTAAGTTTGAGGAGGATGTTGAAGATGGTGGTGAGCGGTGGAGTAAACCCTACGTAGCCACTCTGTCTCTACACAGTCTTTTTGAGCTTCGCAGCTGCATCATGAACGGCACTGTGATGCTGGACATGAGGGCCAACTCTCTGGAGGAGATTGCAG ACATGGTTCTGGATCAGCACGAGTTGTCGGGTCCTGTAGGTCAGGATGCCAGGATGAGGATCCGGGAGGCCCTGCTCAAACAGCACCACCACCAAAACCACAAGAAACTGGCCAACCGCATACCTATTGTACGCTCCTTTGCTGATATTGGCAAAAAGCAGTCTGAGCCTCATTCCATGGACAAGAATG GCCAAACGGTCTCACCTCAGTCCCAGCCAGCTAACAATGAAGGCAAACAGGATGTCAGTCGAGAGAACAGTGCTGTCGATTTCAGCAAG ATTGACCTGCACTTCATGAAGAAGATCCCTCCTGGTGCTGAGGCATCTAACGTTCTGGTAGGGGAGTTGGAATTCCTAGACCGCCCTGTGGTGGCCTTCGTTCGCCTGGCTCCTGCTGTGCTGCTCAATGGTCTGGCTGAGGTTCCCATCACCACCAG GTTTCTTTTCATCCTGCTCGGCCCTCTGGGAAAAGGTCCGCAGTATCATGAAATTGGTCGGTCTATTGCTACCCTGATGACTGATGAG ATTTTCCATGATGTGGCTTACAAGGCCAAAGACAGGAACGACCTGGTGGCAGGCATCGATGAGTTTCTGGACCAGGTGACAGTCTTACCTCCTGGAGAGTGGGACCCTTCCATCAGAATAGAGCCTCCCAAAAACGTGCCCTCTCAG GAAAAGCGGAAGATTCCCCCTGTTCCCAACGGAGTGACAGATCTTGGAGAGTCGGAGGAACATGGAGGGCACGGTGGCCCTGAGCTCCAGCGCACTGGGAA GTTTTTTGGTGGGTTCTTCATGGACATCAAGCGAAAGGCTCCTCACTACCTTTCCGACTACACAGATGCCGTCAGTCTGCAGTGTCTGgcctccttcctcttcctctactGCGCCTGTATGTCACCTGTCATCACCTTTGGAGGACTCCTGGGTGAGGCCACAGAGGGACGTGTG AGTGCTATTGAGTCCCTGTTTGGAGCTTCCATGACTGGAATAGCCTACTCTATTTTTGCCGGTCAGCCCCTCACCATCCTGGGCAGCACTGGGCCTGTTCTTGTCTTTGAGAAAATCCTTTTCAAGTTCTGCAA GGAATATGGCCTCTCCTACCTCTCCCTGAGGGCCTGTATTGGCCTGTGGACCGCCTTCTTCTGTCTACTGCTGGTGGCCACAGATGCCAGCTCACTTGTCTGTTACATCACACGCTTCACTGAGGAAGCATTCGCCTCGTTGATCTGCATCATCTTCATTTATGAAGCTCTGGAGAAGCTAATCCACCTGGGGACGCACTACCCcatcaataaaaacaacaaccttcaGAAACTAACACAGTATTC gtgtgcgtgtgtggagCCCAGCGACCCCAGCAATGAGACTCTGCAGTACTGGGAGGAGAGAAACATCACGTCCTCCCATGTCAACTGGACCATGCTGGAAGTCGAT GAGTGCGAGACGTTTCACGGGGAGTTTGTTGGCAGCGCCTGTGGTCCCCACGGCCCCTACATCCCTGACGTCCTCTTCTGGTGTGTGGTCCTCTTCTTCTCCACCGTCTTCTTGTCCGCCTTCCTGAAGGAGTTCAAGACAAGCCGCTACTTCCCCACCAAG GTGCGGGCCATAATCAGTGACTTTGCTGTCTTCATCACCATCCTTATTATGGTTCTTGTAGATTATGCCTTGGGGATTCCTTCACCTAAATTACAGGTCCCCAACAAGTTTAAA CCAACCAGGGATGATCGTGGCTGGCTTATAAACCCTGTGGGGCCCAACCCCTGGTGGACCACCATCATCACCTTCATCCCTGCTCTGCTCTGTACCATCCTCATCTTCATGGACCAGCAGATCACAGCCGTCATTATCAACAGGAAGGAGCACAAACtaaag AAAGGCTGTGGATACCACCTGGACCTGTTTGTGGTGGGGGTGATGCTGGGCGTGTGCTCGGTGATGGGCCTGCCGTGGTTCGTGGCAGCCACTGTGCTCTCCATCTCCCACGTCAACAGCCTGAAGCTGGAGTCGGAGTGCTCGGCCCCCGGAGAGCAGCCCAAGTTCCTGGGCATCCGAGAGCAGCGCTTCACCGGCCTCATGATCTTCACCCTGATGGGCTGCTCCGTCTTCATGACTTCTGTGCTAAAG TTTATCCCCATGCCTGTGCTTTATGGAGTCTTTCTGTACATGGGGGCTTCTTCACTCAGAGGCATTCAG TTCTTTGACCGTCTGAGACTGTACGGCATGCCGGCCAAACATCAGCCAGACTTCATCTACCTTCGTCACGTCCCGTTGAGGAAGGTGCACCTCTTTACCATCATCCAGCTCACCTGCTTGGTCCTGCTCTGGGTCATCAAGACATCCAAGGCTGCCATTGTCTTCCCTATGATG GTCCTTGCCCTGGTGTTCATTCGTAAGCTGCTGGACTTTGTCTTCACCAAGAGAGAACTGAGTTGGCTGGATGACCTGATGCCAgagtggaagaagaagaaattggAGGATGCAGCAGAAGAG gAGGAGCACAGTATTATTGCAGAGGAAGAAGGCATTGTACAAGTGCGAATGGAGGGACCCTACAA GAGTGACCCAGCCACAGTGAACATCACTGATGAGATGTCTAAAGGATCTTTTGGAGGTGTGTGGAAGAGTGTCAGCCCTGGTGAGAAGGAACCAAGCGCTAAAAG CTGTGGCGGTGAAAAGCGACACAAGCGCCGGAAGCATGAGAAGAGCTTGGACAGGGAGACAAGTTTGTGA
- the LOC116673983 gene encoding sodium-driven chloride bicarbonate exchanger isoform X5: MDITDQGAQMEPLLPTEQSSQENKDVRADEEAVVDRGGTRSMLNTNFEKEELEGHRTLYIGVHVPLGRRSHRRHRHHGHRHRKRSKERDSTTDDGRESPSHTDTPAQRVQFLLGTEDGDEEHIPHALFTELDEICLREGEDAEWKETARWLKFEEDVEDGGERWSKPYVATLSLHSLFELRSCIMNGTVMLDMRANSLEEIADMVLDQHELSGPVGQDARMRIREALLKQHHHQNHKKLANRIPIVRSFADIGKKQSEPHSMDKNGQTVSPQSQPANNEGKQDVSRENSAVDFSKIDLHFMKKIPPGAEASNVLVGELEFLDRPVVAFVRLAPAVLLNGLAEVPITTRFLFILLGPLGKGPQYHEIGRSIATLMTDEIFHDVAYKAKDRNDLVAGIDEFLDQVTVLPPGEWDPSIRIEPPKNVPSQEKRKIPPVPNGVTDLGESEEHGGHGGPELQRTGKFFGGFFMDIKRKAPHYLSDYTDAVSLQCLASFLFLYCACMSPVITFGGLLGEATEGRVSAIESLFGASMTGIAYSIFAGQPLTILGSTGPVLVFEKILFKFCKEYGLSYLSLRACIGLWTAFFCLLLVATDASSLVCYITRFTEEAFASLICIIFIYEALEKLIHLGTHYPINKNNNLQKLTQYSCACVEPSDPSNETLQYWEERNITSSHVNWTMLEVDECETFHGEFVGSACGPHGPYIPDVLFWCVVLFFSTVFLSAFLKEFKTSRYFPTKVRAIISDFAVFITILIMVLVDYALGIPSPKLQVPNKFKPTRDDRGWLINPVGPNPWWTTIITFIPALLCTILIFMDQQITAVIINRKEHKLKKGCGYHLDLFVVGVMLGVCSVMGLPWFVAATVLSISHVNSLKLESECSAPGEQPKFLGIREQRFTGLMIFTLMGCSVFMTSVLKFIPMPVLYGVFLYMGASSLRGIQFFDRLRLYGMPAKHQPDFIYLRHVPLRKVHLFTIIQLTCLVLLWVIKTSKAAIVFPMMVLALVFIRKLLDFVFTKRELSWLDDLMPEWKKKKLEDAAEEEEHSIIAEEEGIVQVRMEGPYKSDPATVNITDEMSKGSFGGVWKSVSPGEKEPSAKSSPS; the protein is encoded by the exons AGAGCTGATGAGGAGGCAGTGGTGGACCGTGGGGGCACACGCTCCATGCTCAACACCAACTTTGAGAAGGAAGAACTGGAAG GTCACCGCACGCTCTACATTGGGGTTCACGTTCCTCTGGGCAGGAGGTCGCACCGACGTCACCGTCACCACggacacagacacaggaagAGGTCCAAGGAGAGGGACTCCACAACCGATGATGGAAGAGAATCCCCCTCACACA CAGACACACCAGCTCAGAGGGTGCAGTTTCTGTTGGGGACAGAAGATGGCGACGAGGAACACATCCCCCACGCCCTGTTCACCGAGCTGGATGAAATCTGCCTCAGGGAGGGTGAAGACGCAGAATGGAAAGAGACAGCCAG GTGGCTTAAGTTTGAGGAGGATGTTGAAGATGGTGGTGAGCGGTGGAGTAAACCCTACGTAGCCACTCTGTCTCTACACAGTCTTTTTGAGCTTCGCAGCTGCATCATGAACGGCACTGTGATGCTGGACATGAGGGCCAACTCTCTGGAGGAGATTGCAG ACATGGTTCTGGATCAGCACGAGTTGTCGGGTCCTGTAGGTCAGGATGCCAGGATGAGGATCCGGGAGGCCCTGCTCAAACAGCACCACCACCAAAACCACAAGAAACTGGCCAACCGCATACCTATTGTACGCTCCTTTGCTGATATTGGCAAAAAGCAGTCTGAGCCTCATTCCATGGACAAGAATG GCCAAACGGTCTCACCTCAGTCCCAGCCAGCTAACAATGAAGGCAAACAGGATGTCAGTCGAGAGAACAGTGCTGTCGATTTCAGCAAG ATTGACCTGCACTTCATGAAGAAGATCCCTCCTGGTGCTGAGGCATCTAACGTTCTGGTAGGGGAGTTGGAATTCCTAGACCGCCCTGTGGTGGCCTTCGTTCGCCTGGCTCCTGCTGTGCTGCTCAATGGTCTGGCTGAGGTTCCCATCACCACCAG GTTTCTTTTCATCCTGCTCGGCCCTCTGGGAAAAGGTCCGCAGTATCATGAAATTGGTCGGTCTATTGCTACCCTGATGACTGATGAG ATTTTCCATGATGTGGCTTACAAGGCCAAAGACAGGAACGACCTGGTGGCAGGCATCGATGAGTTTCTGGACCAGGTGACAGTCTTACCTCCTGGAGAGTGGGACCCTTCCATCAGAATAGAGCCTCCCAAAAACGTGCCCTCTCAG GAAAAGCGGAAGATTCCCCCTGTTCCCAACGGAGTGACAGATCTTGGAGAGTCGGAGGAACATGGAGGGCACGGTGGCCCTGAGCTCCAGCGCACTGGGAA GTTTTTTGGTGGGTTCTTCATGGACATCAAGCGAAAGGCTCCTCACTACCTTTCCGACTACACAGATGCCGTCAGTCTGCAGTGTCTGgcctccttcctcttcctctactGCGCCTGTATGTCACCTGTCATCACCTTTGGAGGACTCCTGGGTGAGGCCACAGAGGGACGTGTG AGTGCTATTGAGTCCCTGTTTGGAGCTTCCATGACTGGAATAGCCTACTCTATTTTTGCCGGTCAGCCCCTCACCATCCTGGGCAGCACTGGGCCTGTTCTTGTCTTTGAGAAAATCCTTTTCAAGTTCTGCAA GGAATATGGCCTCTCCTACCTCTCCCTGAGGGCCTGTATTGGCCTGTGGACCGCCTTCTTCTGTCTACTGCTGGTGGCCACAGATGCCAGCTCACTTGTCTGTTACATCACACGCTTCACTGAGGAAGCATTCGCCTCGTTGATCTGCATCATCTTCATTTATGAAGCTCTGGAGAAGCTAATCCACCTGGGGACGCACTACCCcatcaataaaaacaacaaccttcaGAAACTAACACAGTATTC gtgtgcgtgtgtggagCCCAGCGACCCCAGCAATGAGACTCTGCAGTACTGGGAGGAGAGAAACATCACGTCCTCCCATGTCAACTGGACCATGCTGGAAGTCGAT GAGTGCGAGACGTTTCACGGGGAGTTTGTTGGCAGCGCCTGTGGTCCCCACGGCCCCTACATCCCTGACGTCCTCTTCTGGTGTGTGGTCCTCTTCTTCTCCACCGTCTTCTTGTCCGCCTTCCTGAAGGAGTTCAAGACAAGCCGCTACTTCCCCACCAAG GTGCGGGCCATAATCAGTGACTTTGCTGTCTTCATCACCATCCTTATTATGGTTCTTGTAGATTATGCCTTGGGGATTCCTTCACCTAAATTACAGGTCCCCAACAAGTTTAAA CCAACCAGGGATGATCGTGGCTGGCTTATAAACCCTGTGGGGCCCAACCCCTGGTGGACCACCATCATCACCTTCATCCCTGCTCTGCTCTGTACCATCCTCATCTTCATGGACCAGCAGATCACAGCCGTCATTATCAACAGGAAGGAGCACAAACtaaag AAAGGCTGTGGATACCACCTGGACCTGTTTGTGGTGGGGGTGATGCTGGGCGTGTGCTCGGTGATGGGCCTGCCGTGGTTCGTGGCAGCCACTGTGCTCTCCATCTCCCACGTCAACAGCCTGAAGCTGGAGTCGGAGTGCTCGGCCCCCGGAGAGCAGCCCAAGTTCCTGGGCATCCGAGAGCAGCGCTTCACCGGCCTCATGATCTTCACCCTGATGGGCTGCTCCGTCTTCATGACTTCTGTGCTAAAG TTTATCCCCATGCCTGTGCTTTATGGAGTCTTTCTGTACATGGGGGCTTCTTCACTCAGAGGCATTCAG TTCTTTGACCGTCTGAGACTGTACGGCATGCCGGCCAAACATCAGCCAGACTTCATCTACCTTCGTCACGTCCCGTTGAGGAAGGTGCACCTCTTTACCATCATCCAGCTCACCTGCTTGGTCCTGCTCTGGGTCATCAAGACATCCAAGGCTGCCATTGTCTTCCCTATGATG GTCCTTGCCCTGGTGTTCATTCGTAAGCTGCTGGACTTTGTCTTCACCAAGAGAGAACTGAGTTGGCTGGATGACCTGATGCCAgagtggaagaagaagaaattggAGGATGCAGCAGAAGAG gAGGAGCACAGTATTATTGCAGAGGAAGAAGGCATTGTACAAGTGCGAATGGAGGGACCCTACAA GAGTGACCCAGCCACAGTGAACATCACTGATGAGATGTCTAAAGGATCTTTTGGAGGTGTGTGGAAGAGTGTCAGCCCTGGTGAGAAGGAACCAAGCGCTAAAAG CTCCCCTTCCTAA